A genomic stretch from Patagioenas fasciata isolate bPatFas1 chromosome 8, bPatFas1.hap1, whole genome shotgun sequence includes:
- the SLC18A2 gene encoding synaptic vesicular amine transporter isoform X1 produces MAFVSLQRQPAAQGRGHGLGRAQPPPLAPGEPPVPETHPAHRLHRLAPGQHAADGSRIKHEKNATEIQTTKPNTVSTTMDNFQSIFSYYDNSTMVTGNESDKTQPRELHHTQTEQMIVNVTPSPSDCPKEDKDLLNENVQVGLLFASKATVQLITNPFIGPLTNRIGYQIPLFAGFCIMFVSTIMFAFSGSYTLLFIARSLQGVGSSCSSVAGMGMLASVYTDDEERGNAMGIALGGLAMGVLVGPPFGSVMYEFVGKSSPFLVLAALALLDGAVQLFVLQPSRAQAESQKGTPLLTLLKDPYIIIAAGSICFANMAIAMLEPALPIWMMETMCSKKWQLGVAFLPASISYLIGTNLFGILAHKMGRWLCALLGMLIVGISILCVPFAKNIYGLIAPNFGVGFAIGMVDSSMMPIMGYLVDLRHVSVYGSVYAIADVAFCMGFAIGPSAGGAIAKAIGFPWLMTIIGIVDILFAPLCFFLRSPPAKEEKMAILMDHNCPVKTKMYTQNNIQSYPMGDEEEEYESDE; encoded by the exons ATGGCCTTTGTCTCTCTGCAGCGGCAGCCGGCGGCGCAGGGACGGGGACATGGCTTGGGGCGAGCTCAGCCCCCTCCGCTGGCTCCGGGAGAGCCGCCAGTCCCGGAGACTCATCCTGCTCATCGTCTTCATCGCCTTGCTCCTGGACAACATGCTGCTGACGGTAGTCG CATCAAACACGAGAAAAATGCCACAGAAATCCAGACTACTAAGCCTAACACAGTCTCAACAACGATGGACAATTTTCAGAGCATCTTCTCCTACTACGACAACTCCACGATGGTTACTGGAAACGAATCTGATAAGACACAGCCCAGAGAGTTGCATCATACTCAGACAGAACAAATGATAGTAAATGTGACTCCTTCCCCGTCTGATTGCCCCAAGGAAGATAAGGACCTGCTGAATGAAAATGTTCAAGTCGGTCTCTTGTTTGCTTCAAAAGCAACAGTGCAGCTAATCACTAACCCCTTCATAGGGCCGCTGACAAACAG AATAGGCTACCAGATTCCACTGTTTGCTGGCTTCTGCATCATGTTTGTGTCAACAATCA tgtttGCCTTCTCAGGAAGCTACACATTACTGTTTATTGCCAGGTCCCTTCAAGGAGTGGGTTCCTCTTGTTCTTCTGTGGCAG GGATGGGTATGCTCGCCAGTGTATATACAGATGATGAAGAGAGAGGCAACGCAATGGGAATTGCACTTGGAGGCCTTGCCATGGGAGTATTAG TGGGCCCACCTTTTGGGAGCGTCATGTATGAGTTTGTGGGGAAGAGTTCTccgttcctggtgctggcagCACTTGCCCTCTTAGATGGAG CTGTTCAATTATTTGTTCTGCAGCCATCCAGAGCACAAGCAGAA AGTCAGAAGGGGACACCATTGCTGACACTTTTGAAGGACCCGTATATCATTATTGCAGCAG GATCAATCTGCTTTGCAAACATGGCTATTGCTATGCTTGAACCAGCTTTACCCATCTGGATGATGGAGACCATGTGCTCAAAAAAATGGCAGCTTG gtgttgcttttcttccagcCAGTATCTCTTATCTCATTGGGACTAATCTTTTTGGAATACTTGCGCACAAAATGGGAAG GTGGCTTTGCGCTTTACTTGGGATGCTAATCGTGGGAATAAGTATTTTATGT GTACCGTTTGCTAAAAACATTTATGGACTAATAGCACCAAATTTTGGAGTTGGATTTGCCATTG GAATGGTGGACTCCTCCATGATGCCAATTATGGGCTACCTCGTAGATCTGCGCCATGTGTCTGTCTATGGCAGTGTGTACGCGATAGCTGATGTTGCCTTTTGCATGGGCTTTGCCATAG GTCCTTCTGCCGGTGGTGCCATTGCAAAGGCCATTGGGTTTCCATGGCTCATGACAATTATAGGAATTGTGGATATCCTCTTCGCTCCTCTGTGCTTTTTCCTTCGAAGTCCACCTGCCAAAGAGGAGAAAATG GCAATACTCATGGATCACAACTGCCCTGTGAAAACAAAGATGTACACACAGAACAACATCCAGTCCTACCCCATgggtgatgaagaggaggaatATGAAAGTGATGAATAA
- the SLC18A2 gene encoding synaptic vesicular amine transporter isoform X2 has product MAWGELSPLRWLRESRQSRRLILLIVFIALLLDNMLLTVVVPIIPSYLYSIKHEKNATEIQTTKPNTVSTTMDNFQSIFSYYDNSTMVTGNESDKTQPRELHHTQTEQMIVNVTPSPSDCPKEDKDLLNENVQVGLLFASKATVQLITNPFIGPLTNRIGYQIPLFAGFCIMFVSTIMFAFSGSYTLLFIARSLQGVGSSCSSVAGMGMLASVYTDDEERGNAMGIALGGLAMGVLVGPPFGSVMYEFVGKSSPFLVLAALALLDGAVQLFVLQPSRAQAESQKGTPLLTLLKDPYIIIAAGSICFANMAIAMLEPALPIWMMETMCSKKWQLGVAFLPASISYLIGTNLFGILAHKMGRWLCALLGMLIVGISILCVPFAKNIYGLIAPNFGVGFAIGMVDSSMMPIMGYLVDLRHVSVYGSVYAIADVAFCMGFAIGPSAGGAIAKAIGFPWLMTIIGIVDILFAPLCFFLRSPPAKEEKMAILMDHNCPVKTKMYTQNNIQSYPMGDEEEEYESDE; this is encoded by the exons ATGGCTTGGGGCGAGCTCAGCCCCCTCCGCTGGCTCCGGGAGAGCCGCCAGTCCCGGAGACTCATCCTGCTCATCGTCTTCATCGCCTTGCTCCTGGACAACATGCTGCTGACGGTAGTCG TGCCAATAATTCCCAGTTACCTTTACAGCATCAAACACGAGAAAAATGCCACAGAAATCCAGACTACTAAGCCTAACACAGTCTCAACAACGATGGACAATTTTCAGAGCATCTTCTCCTACTACGACAACTCCACGATGGTTACTGGAAACGAATCTGATAAGACACAGCCCAGAGAGTTGCATCATACTCAGACAGAACAAATGATAGTAAATGTGACTCCTTCCCCGTCTGATTGCCCCAAGGAAGATAAGGACCTGCTGAATGAAAATGTTCAAGTCGGTCTCTTGTTTGCTTCAAAAGCAACAGTGCAGCTAATCACTAACCCCTTCATAGGGCCGCTGACAAACAG AATAGGCTACCAGATTCCACTGTTTGCTGGCTTCTGCATCATGTTTGTGTCAACAATCA tgtttGCCTTCTCAGGAAGCTACACATTACTGTTTATTGCCAGGTCCCTTCAAGGAGTGGGTTCCTCTTGTTCTTCTGTGGCAG GGATGGGTATGCTCGCCAGTGTATATACAGATGATGAAGAGAGAGGCAACGCAATGGGAATTGCACTTGGAGGCCTTGCCATGGGAGTATTAG TGGGCCCACCTTTTGGGAGCGTCATGTATGAGTTTGTGGGGAAGAGTTCTccgttcctggtgctggcagCACTTGCCCTCTTAGATGGAG CTGTTCAATTATTTGTTCTGCAGCCATCCAGAGCACAAGCAGAA AGTCAGAAGGGGACACCATTGCTGACACTTTTGAAGGACCCGTATATCATTATTGCAGCAG GATCAATCTGCTTTGCAAACATGGCTATTGCTATGCTTGAACCAGCTTTACCCATCTGGATGATGGAGACCATGTGCTCAAAAAAATGGCAGCTTG gtgttgcttttcttccagcCAGTATCTCTTATCTCATTGGGACTAATCTTTTTGGAATACTTGCGCACAAAATGGGAAG GTGGCTTTGCGCTTTACTTGGGATGCTAATCGTGGGAATAAGTATTTTATGT GTACCGTTTGCTAAAAACATTTATGGACTAATAGCACCAAATTTTGGAGTTGGATTTGCCATTG GAATGGTGGACTCCTCCATGATGCCAATTATGGGCTACCTCGTAGATCTGCGCCATGTGTCTGTCTATGGCAGTGTGTACGCGATAGCTGATGTTGCCTTTTGCATGGGCTTTGCCATAG GTCCTTCTGCCGGTGGTGCCATTGCAAAGGCCATTGGGTTTCCATGGCTCATGACAATTATAGGAATTGTGGATATCCTCTTCGCTCCTCTGTGCTTTTTCCTTCGAAGTCCACCTGCCAAAGAGGAGAAAATG GCAATACTCATGGATCACAACTGCCCTGTGAAAACAAAGATGTACACACAGAACAACATCCAGTCCTACCCCATgggtgatgaagaggaggaatATGAAAGTGATGAATAA